The genomic region GCTTTCATTGCCTGAGTATGGGAAACACGGAAGACATTTGGGCAATTTCGGCAGAAACGATAGAAGCATTTGTCCGCATCATTTACGCGCATTTTGATGAGTTCAAACTCCTTTTGTGCTGCGCGGATGGAACACCGTATATCAATTTTACCGACCGGCTTGTTGAACGGGAACTGCAAGACACACACCGTATGTACGAATTTTTGGATAAAAAGCATATCAAATACAGCCGGATTGATGGAAAAAAACTGCACATGCTCATCCATTCTTATTTTTCTTGTATTTTTGAAACGGTTTTGCATGATTACACGCAGGATGAAGCGCTTGAAGTTGTGCATACCCTTGCCGAATTTTTTTCTGCTGGCTGGCGGAAGGTTTTGCGAGTGTAAGTAAACTCGACGATGAGCATATATATGGACGTACATTCAGAACTGACAGGGATGTCCGGGGTGTTAACCAATAGTGAGTTTGCGGTACGCAAACTCACGTTCAGCAGATGCCATGGACGGCATCTGCTGAACAGCGGCACGGATGCCGCTGGTTCCATACAGTAGCGATGTTTCGGCAAGGCCGAAACTCGTCGTTGAAAAGCGTACACGGATGTACGCTTTTCAACAGCGGCACGGATGCCGCTGGTTCCATGCAGTGGCGATGTTTCGGCAAGGCCGAAACTCGTCGTTGAAAAGCGTACACGGATGTACGCTTTTCAACAGCGGAAGGGATTGAAGGGGCGCGCGAAGCGCGTTCCGAAGTGAGCGGTGAGCGAATGGAGGAATGGAGCCGAGAGGCGGAACCCCGCAAAGCCCGGTTTTTGCGCTGTTTTAACGGCGCAAAAAGCCGCCCAAAAGAGAAAAAAGAAGACAAAGATCGTCTTGAGACGATTTATTTTTTTTGAAGAAAAGATAACAAAGTGTGCTATCAATGTTATCATAAGAGGTGCTCTAAAAAATACAGATTTTAGAGGTTTCCAATATTTTAATGGAGGTTTGCGTATGCAAAGCAGTAAGTTGTCGGCGAAGGATCTGATAAATGTCGGAATCTATACGGCGATGTATCTGGTTATTTTTTTTGTTGTCGGGATGATAAATGCAATTCCGGTTCTGTATCCGTTTTTGTATGTGATTGTGCCGATTGCGACGGGGATTCCGTTTATGCTGTTTTTGACAAAGGCGGATAAGTTCGGGATGGTCTTTATTATGAGCGTTATTTTAGGGATATTTTGGTATCTGATGGGATACACGTATCTTCCTATTATAAGCTATTGCGTGATGGGCGCACTTGCCGATCTGGTACTGAAAGCGGGTAAATACAAGAGTTTTAAGGCGAGTGTGCTTGGCTACTGGCTTTTTTCTTGCGCGATGATAAGCTGTCAGGCGCCGATGTGGCTTTTTGCTGCAACGTATATGGAAAAGGTGCGCAGTTCAATGGGGGATCAATATGTTGAAGGGGTGCAAAAGTTTATGCCGCCGTGGATGGGATTTGCGGCAATCGGTATCCTGTTTGCCTCTTCGCTGCTCGGAGCGCTGCTTGGAAGGCGGATGTTGAAAAAGCATTTTGAAAGAGCCGGTATTGTATAGGTGCGTATAGATGCTGCCGGTGCTACATGGTGTTAGATAAGGGTTATATAAAGGATTGTATAATGGAAGATTTTGAGCCGTATAGACCGCCGCGGGCAAAGGGAGTGCACATCGATCCCCGCACCAAGGTGCTGTTTATGTTTTTTCTTGCAACGCTGATATTCTTTGTGGAAGAGCAGAGTATGCTGAATATGGTGATTGTGCTTATTCCCATTAGTCTGCTTTTTCTGAACCGCCAATACCGGCCGGCGCTGATTTACGGAGGACTGTTTGCACTGGCGGCTGCGGTCAAGCTGTCGAACATGGCGGGGTCGCTTCCGTACCTTGCGGCAATGCTGTGGGGGCTTTTAAGCGAGCTGATTTTCCGGTTTTTTCCGGTGTTTATGTTCGGCTACTATATTATCGAATCGACAAAACCGAATGAGTTTATCGCAGCGATGAGCCGGTGGCATGTGCCTGATGCGCTGATTATTCCCATATCCGTTGTGTTCCGGTTTATCCCTACGTTGGGAGAAGAAAACCGTTCAATCGGCAGCGCGATGCGGATGCGGGAAATCGGGTTCGGTACGCCGCGGTTTTGGAGGAACCCTGCGATGATGCTGGAGTACCGGCTGATTCCGCTGATGATGTCGATTGCCAAAATCGGTGAAGAGTTATCGGCGGCAGCTTTGACGCGGGGCTTAGGGGGATTGAAAAAGCGGACATGCCTTGTTGAGCTGCACTTTGGCATATACGATGCGGGCATTGCCGTTATCGCGGCTGCGCTGCTTGTCTGTACGGTGTTACGCATTGGGGGATGATTGGGGCGCGACACAGATTAGACAATGATATGGAAAATGATGCAGATGAGAGGATGATAAGATGATTGAGTTAAAAAATGTAACTTTTACCTATCATAACGCGGAGCGGAGCGCGGGAGTGTACGGCATTGACTTACAAATCTCGGCGGGACAGGTGGTGCTGCTATGCGGGCTGTCGGGCTGCGGTAAGACGACGATTACCCGCCTGATTAACGGGCTTGCTCCGGCGTATTATGCGGGGACACTGGAAGGACAGGTGCTTATCGACGGGAGAGATTCGGCGTCCGTAACGCTGTATGAGCTTTCGCAAAAAGTCGGGTCGGTGTTTCAAAATCCGCGCTCTCAGTTTTTCAGTTTGGATTCCACGAGTGAAATCGCTTTCGGCTGCGAAAATACCGGCGTTCCGAGGGAAGAAATGTACCGCCGCATCGGGCAGGTAAGCAGAGACCTTGATATGGCTGACCTTTTGGATAGAAACCTGTTTGCGCTTTCAGGCGGAGAAAAGCAAAAAATAGCGTGTGCTTCTGCGGCAGCGATGCAGCCTGCCATATTCGTCTTGGATGAGCCTTCTTCCAACCTTGATCTCCGCTCCATTGCCAATTTGAAGGCGGTAATAGGGAAATGGAAGGAGCAGGGAAAGACGGTCGTTATCGCCGAGCACCGACTGTACTATCTGATGGAGATAGCCGATCGCGTGATCTATATGGAAAACGGGCGGATTATCAAGGATTTTCCGATAGCGGAATTTCTGCAGGTGGACACGGAAGCGCTGCATCGGAAAGGTTTGCGTTCGCAAAAAGCGATGGAATACACTCCGGGATGTATCCGTGCATATCAAAGCGGAGAGATCCTTGAAGGAATCTTTGAAGGTTCCCCCGACGAGGCATTCGTATATGCTCCCACCGAAAAATCTCCGGCATTTGACTGTGCCTCTGTCGAAAGCTCTCCGGCACCCGAATGTGCTTCCGCCGAAGAGGCATTCGTATGTGACCCTGCCGAAGAAAAGCCGCCGGTGTTTGAAGATACCTCTGTCGAAAAGCTGCCGGTATTCGAGCGGTATGTTACGTTTTCCGGTCTTGCGTTTTCTTACGGGAAAAAGCGCGTTCTCGATATACCGGAGCTGAAGGTTCCTTCCGGTGCAGTTACGGGTGTGCTTGGGTTTAACGGCGCGGGAAAATCGACCTTGGCGCGGGTTATCTGCGGGCTTGAAAAACGGGCGAAGGGGGTGTTGAACGATAGCGGAAAATCCTACACGGCGAAAGCGCGGCTGAAAAAGTCCTATATGGTGATGCAGGATGTCAACCATCAGCTTTTTACGGAAAGCGTTATCGAAGAAATCTTATTGAGTATGGATGTAAATGACGTAAGCGGCGAAGCGGCACGGCAAAAAGCACTTGATATTTTGGATGCGCTGAATCTTTCGGAATTTAAGGAAGTGCATCCAATGGCGTTATCGGGCGGACAAAAGCAGCGTCTTGCCGTCGCAAGCGCGATTGCTGCCGATAAGGAGTTTCTTATTTTTGACGAGCCGACCAGCGGCCTTGACTACGCACACATGCGGGATGTTGCGGAAAATATCACACGCCTTGCCCGTGCAGGCAAAACCGTGTTCATCATCAGCCACGATCCGGAGCTGATTGCTGCATGCTGTAATTATCTCATTTTTATGGATGGCGGAAAGTTAGTGTGGAGCGGCGGATGGTCGCAGGCGATTATGGAGAAGGTACAGGCGTTTTTTGAGGGGAGGTAGCGGGGAGAGTAAGCAGCAAGCTTAACTTAAAACGCTGCTCATTAAACGGTATTTGCTGTTTATAGCCTTTAAGTCGATTCCGGTACATTCTATCGAAAGCAGGAACACGGAAATCAACGTAATCATAAATCAGTACTTCTTCTTTTCCTGCAAAATTTCTGTGCAA from Treponema vincentii harbors:
- a CDS encoding MptD family putative ECF transporter S component; amino-acid sequence: MQSSKLSAKDLINVGIYTAMYLVIFFVVGMINAIPVLYPFLYVIVPIATGIPFMLFLTKADKFGMVFIMSVILGIFWYLMGYTYLPIISYCVMGALADLVLKAGKYKSFKASVLGYWLFSCAMISCQAPMWLFAATYMEKVRSSMGDQYVEGVQKFMPPWMGFAAIGILFASSLLGALLGRRMLKKHFERAGIV
- a CDS encoding TetR/AcrR family transcriptional regulator, whose product is MASGTYEATHTRILESGKKMFLRNGYERTNLRDLCGEAGVTTGAFYRHFKDKEALFSALVEPAVKSIHDTYETAADECFHCLSMGNTEDIWAISAETIEAFVRIIYAHFDEFKLLLCCADGTPYINFTDRLVERELQDTHRMYEFLDKKHIKYSRIDGKKLHMLIHSYFSCIFETVLHDYTQDEALEVVHTLAEFFSAGWRKVLRV
- a CDS encoding energy-coupling factor transporter transmembrane component T yields the protein MEDFEPYRPPRAKGVHIDPRTKVLFMFFLATLIFFVEEQSMLNMVIVLIPISLLFLNRQYRPALIYGGLFALAAAVKLSNMAGSLPYLAAMLWGLLSELIFRFFPVFMFGYYIIESTKPNEFIAAMSRWHVPDALIIPISVVFRFIPTLGEENRSIGSAMRMREIGFGTPRFWRNPAMMLEYRLIPLMMSIAKIGEELSAAALTRGLGGLKKRTCLVELHFGIYDAGIAVIAAALLVCTVLRIGG
- a CDS encoding ABC transporter ATP-binding protein, producing MIELKNVTFTYHNAERSAGVYGIDLQISAGQVVLLCGLSGCGKTTITRLINGLAPAYYAGTLEGQVLIDGRDSASVTLYELSQKVGSVFQNPRSQFFSLDSTSEIAFGCENTGVPREEMYRRIGQVSRDLDMADLLDRNLFALSGGEKQKIACASAAAMQPAIFVLDEPSSNLDLRSIANLKAVIGKWKEQGKTVVIAEHRLYYLMEIADRVIYMENGRIIKDFPIAEFLQVDTEALHRKGLRSQKAMEYTPGCIRAYQSGEILEGIFEGSPDEAFVYAPTEKSPAFDCASVESSPAPECASAEEAFVCDPAEEKPPVFEDTSVEKLPVFERYVTFSGLAFSYGKKRVLDIPELKVPSGAVTGVLGFNGAGKSTLARVICGLEKRAKGVLNDSGKSYTAKARLKKSYMVMQDVNHQLFTESVIEEILLSMDVNDVSGEAARQKALDILDALNLSEFKEVHPMALSGGQKQRLAVASAIAADKEFLIFDEPTSGLDYAHMRDVAENITRLARAGKTVFIISHDPELIAACCNYLIFMDGGKLVWSGGWSQAIMEKVQAFFEGR